The Rhodamnia argentea isolate NSW1041297 chromosome 10, ASM2092103v1, whole genome shotgun sequence sequence GAGCCATCCTTACCCGTCTCTCTGTTGTATTTGAATCTTGCTTAGATATTCCTGTCAAATGCTATTGTATCCTACTGTGTTGTATGCACTTTTAAACTGCGTCAAGTCTCTTTACCATTCTGCGTGACGATTGAACTCGATGGTTTCGGTTTTAAGTCCCTGAAATGAAGGCAGAAGACAGGCGGAGTATGCAATTCGTATTGAAGGGCTTACTCAAATTTACACGTTCTTAGGTTACCCGATGGAATGATCATCCGGGTCTGCTCCCCTCTGTTTCTCAGGTTACTCCAATTTTATGCTTGCTATTGAACGGTGAAATACCCACCCTGACTTAGTTAGATAAATCTCTTTCAATTCCCTTCCCAGATAATTAATTGGAGGGGGAGACATTAGAATGAAGAGACATGACGATGAATTGAACTTTGTCGATAGAGCATTACATATGAATACATTGTGCGCTTTGTAGCCGTTTATAGGACATTACATATCAACATGATATAAATGAATTACTCCCTAATCTCTTAAGTCCCCTTGTGTCAAAACGACTATAGTGAAATTTGGACTGGCagcattattttattttattttttaggaccGTCCTCGAACGAGGTTTCTTGTCGATACAGAACTTATGGATTAGATTGCCTAGAAGAACTAAGAAACGTGAACAGGAGGATGTTTTGCCCGACTTCCCTCGTCTTTGTTTGTTTCCGCCTCTCTTAGGTTTCACTCTCGGCCCAGTTCGATTGCGCGACACCGACTGTGAGTAATCGCACCTGCTTTTCAGTTAATCCTCCGCCCGCTGAATTCATTTCGCCACACCCAGTGATGCATGCGTGATTAAGCTGGTTCCAAATCTGTCCGATCGTATCGAAATCAGAACGTCCTTTTCGGTTCATTCATCGCGTCGGGATGGAacaaattttagattttgacgAGGAATATGGAATCAGTAAGAGGAACAAGGGAAAGGGTGTTGTGAAAAGCGAGCAAGAAGTGGACAGGATCAAGGATTTGCCGGATTCCATCTTGATTCACATCCTCTCGCTTTTACCCACTAGGGACGCTGTGAGAACCCTAATCATCCCTAGCTTCGGTCGCCTCTGGACTTCGATTTACAACCTGGACTTTGATTGGTGCCTGTACCACGACTGCTGGGACAATTCGCCCTTGCACTACAGAGACGACGAGAGCAGCCTGTCGAGGTTTGCGGAGTTTGTTCGCCACGTGCTCGCGCTTCACCAAGGTTCCAGGATTTGTAAATTCCGCCTTCGTTTCGAGTTTTCGATAGATCGCCAATTGGATGACCTAATGTACCTCGAGCTCGAGCCCGAGGAGCTAGAGGTCATGATTAGGACTGGGGGATTGGCAGGTGAGGTCAATCGTTGGATCGAACATGCGGTGAATAGAAATGCTGAGATCCTCGATTTGGATTTTCTGGCATGCGGCTTTCCCACCGCGGGATATAAGTATGAATTGCCTGGTTTTGTTCTCCAGAGCAGCTTCTTAACTGAGTTGAAGTTGGTGAGCTGCAAGGTGAATGTATCTACAACTATTGTCATGAGGGCGCTTAAAGTGTTGTATCTTAAGGAAATCGCGTTGAGGGATGATTCGATCAAGAACTTTATAGACGGGTGTCCAGGGCTCGAGAGTTTGACTGTACTGGATTGTTACGGCCTGTGTGAACTGAATTGTGCTTCCCAGATACTCAGGAGTGTGACGGTGGCTCCAGGTATTCTTGAGGAGTCAAAAGTTAAAGTCGCCTGTCCAAATATCAAGTCACTAAGCATCTCTGGATGGATTGAGCGTCTGGAACTAGAGAACCTATCATCTCTGCGAGATGCATCCGTTGATTTTTGTGATTGTTTCTTCTGTGTACCTGATGAGTATTGTGAGGTCCAAAAGATTCTGGAGGAGCTCCATCAAGTGAGAGTACTTACAATGCATCATCACCCAATTCTGGTGAGTTGACCTTCCTATCCTCGTTTGTGACCTTCCCACTTTAACTTGTGTACTCAATGTAATCATGTAAGTGAGGAAACAAATTAGTAAATATGATATCCGAGCAGGGAAGGTATGGTTCTTAGATTGGTGGAGAGTCAAAACATGCTGGTGTCCTATACAATATCTAAGCACTTTCACATTGTTCTCTTCCTTGCTTACGCGATCAGCTTCAGAGAATTATCTCAGTAATTGCTTGTCATTTCTGCCAGAGGAATTTCATGGGCTAATTTAGATGATTTTACCTCGTTTATGTAATTGTTTCCGTGCCATGATTGTTCATTTCGTTCTTCTTGGTACTGACTTGTGCTTTTGGAATAAAATCAGGTTCTCACGATATGGGAATTGACAGATTTGGCTTGCCCAACCAACAGTTGGCAGCGATTGAATCTTAGGACGATGCTAACCAAATGGCACCTCCCTGGAATTGCCAATGTATTGAGAAGCTCTCCTAGCTTGGAAGTGCTAGATATACACATCATCCCGGGCGAAGTGCCGTCCACTGCTGTAAGTGCATTTATTCCCATTTGAAGCTGCTCTTCATGCTATTCTGTGTATGTGCAAAATTTCGTGTGACCGTCTGCTCTGATTTTCTAGGGCCAAGAAGCATGGCTGCATTTGTACCAGATCGGTGAGGGGAACTACTGGGATTTACAAGATCACTCTTTTGGTTGTCTTACAGGCTACCTCAGAATTGTCAGAGTGTCAGGCGACATTACGAACGAACATGCAATGCAATTAGTGCAGTTTTTACTTCGTAAGGCATTGGTTTTACAGAAGCTTGTCGTCTCTTGGGGGCCGAATGATTGCTCCATTTCAGTCGAGGAATCAAAGGAGTATTCCGACAAGTTGTTGAGCTTTCCAAGGTGTTCTCCTCAAGCTGTGGTTTTGTTTTCAAATGAATGATGTCCTTTCCTGAATGCTAGGATTAATCCGAGGGTCAACAAGAAGCGGCACCTACAGCAAGGGTGGTTGATAGTTGATACAGTCTTGATCAACCAGATATTGTGGTTATGAAGCATATCTGATCAAGCTTTTCTGCAGTGTTGGGTTTTGGTTTACCATTCTTCCTTCCTTCCGATTTCCTTTTCTATCGAGCAACAGGGTTTACCTTTTGAACATGCACCGACATCGGGATCGCCCGAGGAGCCTGCTTGAAAACTACTTTTCTGTACATATACTTGGCAGGCCATCCTTTTTTTTCATCCTGTTGATCAGGCCATCCTGTTTGGAGCGACCTTTTTATCCTTGTAAGTACACTCAATTTCTCGAGCTCTTTCACAAGACCATGAATGTAAAcaaattacatccaataatCTTTCTGTCCATGGCAGATCTAGGTGAATTATGGAAGCTCATTATAAGCAATAAATTCAGTCATAGAAGTTAGAATAATGTAATTTGAATAGATATCCTATCTAACAATGTGAACATACCAGCCCACTTGACCATACAACCATAGTAGGGATGAATTAGATCGCTTGATTGAGTTCATCCACTGCTTAGCTAGTGTCGCTATATAATGTTAATGATCTAATCAGTGAGGTGTTGGGTATCCACCATAACACAGGAATTAGCACCGGTGTTGCTAGATGTTTACATGATTACATCCAGAAAAGTAAACCTTCGACGGGCTTGAGACACAGCATGTCGATGCAAATTTGCCTTTTCAATTGTCAAGAATCGAGATCAATGCCTTCCCCGGTATTCCATTACCTTCTCGGGCATGACAAGATACGACATCCCTTTCTCCTTTACACATTTGCCTAAGGACGCGCAGGGCAacatttttgctttagaaatcaacttttaacCAGAAATTGTCACATAGTGATAAATACACATAAGAAATGTGACGAGGACAATGCTTTTTTCGATTCTCTATTATATGAGATTTTCTGTGGGTATCAAAGCTTATGGTTAGATTATCAATAACTTACTTAGGTGATTAAATTGTCACATAATGATAAATACACATTCTTTG is a genomic window containing:
- the LOC115752296 gene encoding putative F-box/LRR-repeat protein At3g18150, which gives rise to MEQILDFDEEYGISKRNKGKGVVKSEQEVDRIKDLPDSILIHILSLLPTRDAVRTLIIPSFGRLWTSIYNLDFDWCLYHDCWDNSPLHYRDDESSLSRFAEFVRHVLALHQGSRICKFRLRFEFSIDRQLDDLMYLELEPEELEVMIRTGGLAGEVNRWIEHAVNRNAEILDLDFLACGFPTAGYKYELPGFVLQSSFLTELKLVSCKVNVSTTIVMRALKVLYLKEIALRDDSIKNFIDGCPGLESLTVLDCYGLCELNCASQILRSVTVAPGILEESKVKVACPNIKSLSISGWIERLELENLSSLRDASVDFCDCFFCVPDEYCEVQKILEELHQVRVLTMHHHPILVLTIWELTDLACPTNSWQRLNLRTMLTKWHLPGIANVLRSSPSLEVLDIHIIPGEVPSTAGQEAWLHLYQIGEGNYWDLQDHSFGCLTGYLRIVRVSGDITNEHAMQLVQFLLRKALVLQKLVVSWGPNDCSISVEESKEYSDKLLSFPRCSPQAVVLFSNE